The following DNA comes from Miscanthus floridulus cultivar M001 chromosome 5, ASM1932011v1, whole genome shotgun sequence.
GGTGATATTTTTGAGTCATACCCTTGCAAGTTGCAATCTAAGCATTGGACTGTTGAACTACAGATGTTTCTTTGGTTGTACCTCAAGGTGGCGTTTGGATAAAAGGGATATAAAGGATGGGATAGGGATAGTTAAATGGATGAACGACCAAGATTAAATGAAGCGTAAAGAATGGATAGCCAGGATACAGTATTACTCTTGTCCTGGTCTGAATCCAAACGCCACATAGGGTTGTGGCTAGGCTTCGGATTAGCAAAGGAAATTCTCAGTTCTTGCAAAAAATTGTGTGGGATTTGTTGCTGCAGGTTAGCAGAGAGCAGAGCTGCCAACACCCAGCAGGATGCCCTTGGGGAAGTACTACTGCGACTACTGCGACAAGCAGTTCCAGGACACCCCCGCCGCCCGGAGGCGCCACCTCCAGAGCGTCCAGCACCAGCGCGCCCGCGCCCTCTGGTACGACTCCATCCACCACCAAGGTCAGCCGGAAaccctccccttccccttcccttccccttcttccccttcgcAGTCGTCGCTTCATCTGCTCTCTGGTTGGCGCGTTTCGTCGAACACCGTGTCTGCCACCCGCGCTCGGGGCCGTTCAGGTCTTTCCGGTTGACTCCTCTGTTTCCTTCGTCGGCAGAGCAGCATGGCGGCGCTTCCTCCCTCCTCCTGCCTGACGGCACCCTCGCTAAGGGCATCTGTCACCACTTCGTCCTGCACGGTGAGTCATCTCACGCTGCGTCGGAAACTTAGCAGCTGCCTCACATGCACCAAGAGTAGGCCGCTCTGAATTTTGAGGTCAATTCCTTCATGTTGCAGGGGACTTGCAAGTATGGGGATTCATGCAGGTACTTCCATCCGAAGCCAGATGGTGTCAATCCAGCATTAGCTGCATCTGGTAAGGGTTTGCATTTTTCTTAAAGTAGCGTGCCATCCACACATCTGGTAGGGTATAAATCAATACATGCCTACAGGTATGCTATTGGGTGCAACTTAGGGGCTGTTTGAACATCTACTCATACTAAAATTTTAAGTATCCATCGAGTTGTATGTTGCATTTGGGCTAGATTCTATTTGAATGAAACACCTCAAAACTCTAAAGAACTCTAAAAATGGAACGCCTCCTGAAGATCACATGTTCCTACATTTGATTTTCCACACATACCGTTTCATTTGAGCAACAGACACTGTAATTGATTTTAGGTGATATCTGTGCCCCTCTGCGGAATCCAAGCAGAGCTTTTGGGTCTCCCTTACTTCTGCCTCAGAGGAAATAATTGTCTGTACACAAATCTGCTGGAGTGTAGGAACATTTAGCCTTTTTTCCAccctcgaacacgcaggagaggtgtgtatcattatattaaatAGAAGAAAAGGTGTGTAGGTGACTCATACAACCCCTTAAAAGGGCATAACCCCATGACCAGTACAGCAAGGAACCTTTAGCCTTGTTAGGTATAAATCGTTAGGTATGACTAATTATCTTGAATGCATTACAAAGCTTATATTTACAATTACTATTGGTAACACCTGATGCTTATAACTTGGAGAAACATTTGTTTATTAGTTCCGTCAGCGCTAAAACAATCCTGAGGTTGGTTTAGTCCATGGATAGGCCTTATATGTTTCCAATAAATTTGTATCATTCAGGGCCTGGGTCTGGGCCTGGACCCTTGGTGCAGCAGTCTGATTTTATTGGGAACCAACCCAATTTTGTTGGATACCAGGGAGCAGACAGAAATTCTTCCTCAGGTAATCTTTTTATTGCATGAGATTCTTATCAACACAATATTGTTATAGTTAACTGTATGATTGCATGCCTCACCTTGAAATTACTAGTTAGATTTTGCTTCATAAACAATTAATTACTGCATTCCAGTCAATGCTTAGAGATTGTTTACAGTATTCTTTATGAAGCCCGAACTTGAAAACAATGGATATGAAAATTTTAAGAGCTATATACGCCACCCACTCAGTCAAGTAACTAGTAAATATATGAAAAGTGTGCTTAACTGTAGGTGTCTCATGGTCTCACCAATCCAGAATAAACAATTGCACTTCTCGAGTTCTAGTGTTACAATTTTTTTCCAtctagtattttttttaaaaaaaatatttgggtTGCCATTTAACATGCCATGAAGGGAAAATTGTGTTGATGACCGTTGAATGAGATGAAACCTACTTCTACTTGTAAGTAGAGAACACCTGCTCGTAGAAGAAACACACATAATTAAGGTACTAATATATTCTCCTCTGAAAACCAACAAAAGATTTCTAAATTCTAGGCACCCACCTTACAGAAAGAATTGTGATATGCGATAAGCTATATGCTTATCATATCCTCAGTTTAGTCAGCTGTCCTGCCATGAATTGAGCCCTTGCCACACAATCATCCTATTTGGACGTTTTAAATTACACGATCACGTGCCAGCGGGTCCATTGGTTAGTGACTTGGTGCCTACCAGAGACTGATCGCGTGCCGTTTGGATGTTTCGAGGCTATTCGATTGCAGGCTGGCCTGTCGGTTGGTGCCTCAAGATGACTAGGAAGGAGGGCCTACAGATTAAAGGCCTTAAATTTGTTTGGTTTGGAGCTGTTGTCAGCTTCCAGGTCTGCAGGAACCATGCTCTTGATCCTTTCTctgaattctgaaattttgtgatgCTTTCAAGTGCTTAAGCTGCCAGGGAAGCATAGGGTTCACCGTTTTGCAAATGCTCCATCATGATTTATCTCGTTAATGAGTTCCATCACACTTACCTTTAGCGAGTTTGCATTGGCAATGTTTCATTCCTCTGTTATTGTTGCGCAGGGAACATACTGGGGGGGCACACCTCCTGGGGCAACCTGCCGCCGTCACTGCAACCTCCTCCTGAAGGCGGCTATCCTCCCCTCCCGTTCATCGACTGGGGCTGAAGGGGTGTTGTCTCCCTGAAATTTGAACCATTTAACATTTTGTACCTTGATTGGTTGTGCTAAATCGCATCTACTTGCAGCGCAGTATAATAACGAGGATCCCAGTTTACTACCTTTGATCGTAAGTTTATTTCTATAGATATTTACAGTCAAAGTCACACTTTGGAGATTGTGTTGATGTTTGAATGAACTTATATTTGTAGACATAAGAGGAAGTAACTGAGAAAATATACTGTGTATCAATGGTGCTCTTCTGGCAGTTGGAATCCGTGTACAATTTGCACTTACTACCTTACTGTGAGCAGCACCTCGCTTTCACATAAAATTTTCCAAAATAAAAAAACTCCCATGACAAAAGCAATAACAAATAGGGGGGAAATAAAAAACTCCCATCACAAAAGCACATCGTTGTTCACTAACTAGTAACAACCTTATCTCTGAACTATGAAGTCTGCTGGCTCTGAACTTCATCTCCTGGAAGATTCAGCAACGGCCGCGATCGTGTAATAGGGTAGTGCATGAATTGGACAATGTTAGGTAGCTTATGTGATCTGGAGGAGGAACAATCTTTTATCTCCATTCCGCCATGTATTAAATCTATAATTACTGATGATTCAGCTCTGTCTGAGTAATGAAAATCCCTGTCCCCCCACCAAAAAGAGAGACTAATACCACTATCAAGTGACTGTACTCAACTAAGAGCATATCCAACAACTCTCTGTGTCAACTCCGAATCTTTCCGTACATGGAAAACTCTACCTGATTGCAGACGTGGGGAGGAATAAAGAGTAGGGCATAGTTTCTGATACAaatatacaagagagaaagaaaatataaaagtggttaggatgaTTTATGAGATTCCTGACGTAAAATTGTCTTATATATTTTAGGATCGAGATTTTGAAAACTGTAGGAGCAACCCAACAAATATGCTCCCAACTTTTTTTAGTCACTTAGAAAGCTCATTGATTTACCAATAGTTTTTTTTAGAAACTATTGGGGATGCTCTAACACCACTGTCTACTCTAGCGATCTTCATTCTACATGTGCCTGTTAAGTTTTTTTATGTCGAGTAAGATGACAACCGTGATTTACAATGTCTTTGAAGCATATATAGGATCCGATCAACGTCCACCAACGCCCATTCAGAGAGAGGAAGCCACAAAGGAGAGAGGACCGCCAATAGGAGGAGGAGATCCAAGAGAGGATCAAGGTCCCAGTAACCCGATATTTAGTGACACAAAGCAATCAATTAAGGACACCGACAGTGATATTTGCCGGTTAGTAACTTGTGCAAACACCAAGGGTTGATCATTGAAAGTGGATTTGGGCTTGTGCAAGATGAACATCCACGAGGTGTAGGTGGTCTCCAAATGCGACGCCTTGAGGAGGAGAATGACATGAAAGATTGTCTCCTCAAGTACTCGGTGGTCGGACCCGGCCGGCCGTCGAACTATCTGCATCCACGCGGACTTGCGATCGACGCGAGGCCACTGCAGGCAGGAGACCAGCCACCGTTCTTCCTCCTCCGCGTCGCGTAAAGGTGCCGTCGCCGGACGCGTCGACGGGAACGTCCACTTCCCCGGCCGCTGTTCATGCGTTGTCGGTGTCGTCGTCTCCTCCGCCGCCACGCCCGTGAGTCCCTCGTCATTGGCACTGACAATGGCTCGCAGGAACAGGAGGAGGGAAGCCATCGTTCAGTGGCTCGATCGATGGATCTACTCTCAAAAGCCTTGAAGTCAGAACGCAGGTGGATGATGGCAATGCTCAACTGCCTGCTCAAGCATCAACAGTCGTAGTAACAGCTTCATATAGTAGTGACCTACGAGCTCTGACAGCGCACGGGCTTTTTTGTTTACTGGTTTCAGGTGAATCTGCATTTCTTGCAAGAAATCTGCTGTGTTCGTGCAAGGCTATCTTGTCAGGTGGAGCACATCACACAAAGGCCATGGTCAGGGTTTGGTTGTGTTGCTGTCTGCTGGGCTGTAGGTGAGCCAGTTGGGACGTGGTTGGTGCTTGGCAGTGATGTCGTGAAGATATTCTGATATTATTTATGCTTGTCGGTGAATGTTTGTTCACCCCACATCTCGGTTCTGCTTTTATACGTGTTTTTTGTTTTTAACTCCAAAACAGCACCTgcgcaagttttcttcgtttctGCATGTGGTTTGCAGTGGGTGCGTTACCTGACTGAATTCTTATTTTTGTGAACGTCACCTAACTGAATTCCCCGTGGGAGCTCGTTGGATTCGTGCACTGCGTTGCCCAGTGGGGTGTACGTCTTCACTAGTGCTCTTCTGGTCATACCAACTGCTGGACTGCTCTAAGACAGCTCATTTCCTTCAGGTTTCAGTTACTGACACCATTGTTCGTAATAATGTGCTTAGTCTGAGTGTTATTTCTAGTTGATGGAACATGCCAATTAGATAGCTAGGTCATACGCCGCATAGATGTCACACTACCCAGTAAGCTCAGTTGACAGCCATACGCCCATTCTTTCAGATAAACAACATACTGGCAATTTTAATCCTTCTGTTATTTGCCACTAATGTCTGTCAGTCTGTGTACAGTGTCAATGGCATAATTGGGTGCAGAGAAGTGCGATGTGCACAAGTAACGTAAAAAGTTTGTTGACAATCCCAATAGATTTAGTATTTCTCAGGCGTGCATCCAAAGCAGAACAACACAAAAAAGACACTATTTTTCAGGTATCAGAACACCTGTCGCCACGTACGTCGCTGGAGTGTCTCTCCTGAAGACAAATCCCATAAAACATAATGCGGCCATGCTTTCAGATCATTATAACAAAAGTTATGCACAACCATGCCCATCGTTCTCCTCCTCCCCCTACGGCCATCATAAAATTAAGGCCGCATCGCCATCAGACGCTTATCGGAACAGCACGGCATATGCTCCGAGTATTACTCTCTCAGAGAACCTTCGCAAGACCCAACAACCATCGTGACATTTGGCACTGCGTAATGCAAGCGGGAGGGAGCTCTGAAGCCCTGAACCGTGCAACTCTGCACAATGTTTTTTCAGTCTGGAATCAGTGCAGTGCAGGTGAACGGAGCAGGTCATGAGCGTGCTGCTGTTCCCGGCGTCAAGACCGAGCTGCTTCGTCGTCTCCCTGCGCGCCGCCGTCGTTGGTTGCCAGCCGTGAATCCAGCCACCTCGCCAGGTTCGCCAGGAACGGGGTGTAGACGAAGTAGCACGTCGTCGTCCAGCTCACCAGCCCCAGAACAACCCGCACACAACGACGTGACGCTGACGCTAGTATTTAACAGAGGACAGAGAGATGCGTGCGTGATCCGGTCCTGTCGCCTGGCGGAGAAGAAAACGTACCTCGCCGAGCAGGTGGACGTCGGCGTTCGGATAGCTCCAGCACCCAAGTAATCTGCAGATGCGACATTAGCAGTGGCAGTGCCAGGAATAATGTTAGCAAAGTGTAAGATGAACGCACGCAGCAGGTGGTACAGACTACAGTCAGCAGATTGCAAACGAAGCTATTGATCCGGGTAGGTACAAATGTCTTTACTTGATCAATGGGATCTCGGCGAGTGGGCAGACTGTGCCGACGAGGCAGGCGATGGCGAAGCCCAGACAGGAGCCATCGAGGAACACCCACACGAACTCGGCGGCGGCGAACATGATGTAGGCCT
Coding sequences within:
- the LOC136451852 gene encoding zinc finger CCCH domain-containing protein 3-like — protein: MPLGKYYCDYCDKQFQDTPAARRRHLQSVQHQRARALWYDSIHHQEQHGGASSLLLPDGTLAKGICHHFVNSFMLQGTCKYGDSCRYFHPKPDGVNPALAASGPGSGPGPLVQQSDFIGNQPNFVGYQGADRNSSSGNILGGHTSWGNLPPSLQPPPEGGYPPLPFIDWG